From the genome of Mycobacterium dioxanotrophicus, one region includes:
- a CDS encoding alpha/beta hydrolase produces MALDHIEAATVRTPYWDIAADIYFPPDFDASSKYPAIVSVHPIGSCKEQTSGNVYGTALADEGFVVIAFDASFQGASGGEPRFIEDPTQRVKDISHVIDHLVTLPYVDENRIGIIGVCGGGAYSINAATTERRIKAVASITGVNFGRLMHEAFSGYDPIGALEAIAAQRTDEARGQELKVNNLLPPDPQTAAEQGITEIDVAEATEYYRTPRGEKPGGATSSLFSHQATAVGWDAFNRLEVLLTQPMIVVIGDKPGAFGAYRDGLEAYRRAASKDKELVVAEGFSHYDLYDKPEPVALALAGVVPFFKKHL; encoded by the coding sequence ATGGCACTGGACCACATCGAAGCAGCGACGGTCAGGACGCCCTACTGGGACATCGCCGCTGACATCTACTTCCCGCCGGATTTCGACGCGTCGAGCAAGTACCCGGCGATCGTCAGCGTGCACCCGATCGGCAGCTGCAAGGAACAGACATCCGGCAACGTCTACGGTACGGCCCTGGCCGACGAGGGTTTCGTGGTCATCGCGTTCGATGCGAGCTTCCAGGGCGCCAGCGGAGGCGAACCGCGCTTCATCGAAGATCCGACCCAGCGCGTCAAGGACATCAGCCACGTCATCGATCACCTGGTGACGTTGCCGTATGTGGACGAGAACCGGATCGGCATCATCGGCGTGTGCGGTGGTGGCGCGTACTCGATCAATGCCGCGACCACCGAACGGCGCATCAAGGCGGTGGCCTCCATCACGGGGGTGAACTTCGGGCGGTTGATGCACGAGGCGTTCTCCGGGTACGACCCGATCGGAGCGCTGGAAGCCATTGCGGCACAACGTACTGACGAAGCCCGAGGTCAGGAGCTCAAGGTGAACAACCTGCTTCCGCCAGATCCTCAGACGGCGGCCGAGCAGGGCATCACCGAGATCGATGTGGCCGAGGCCACCGAGTACTACCGCACACCGCGTGGGGAAAAGCCTGGTGGTGCAACGAGTTCACTCTTCTCGCATCAGGCGACCGCGGTCGGGTGGGATGCCTTCAACCGACTTGAGGTGCTGCTCACGCAGCCGATGATCGTTGTGATCGGCGACAAGCCAGGTGCGTTCGGCGCGTACCGCGACGGGCTGGAGGCATACCGCCGGGCGGCGTCGAAAGACAAGGAACTCGTGGTGGCCGAAGGCTTCTCGCACTACGACCTGTACGACAAGCCCGAGCCGGTGGCGCTGGCGTTGGCCGGAGTGGTTCCGTTTTTCAAGAAGCACCTCTGA
- a CDS encoding alpha/beta hydrolase — MDTVTFPNGPINMAGNLYLPPGFDPQDSYPAVVTVHPGGGVKEQTAALYADKLSEQGFVSLAFDASYQGDSGGAPRHLEDPDARVEDIRAAVDHLQSLDYVDAERIGVWGVCAGGGYAVAATMTDHRIKAIGTVSAVNIGASWRRGWYGTGVDSDALPTLNAAAAQRTAEAQGADAAFAPYVPAQSDADTPYDLQQAAEYYLTPRAQHPNAQNRYLMSKSLAKIFAFDAFHLVEDLLTQPILMVAGSDAGSLWATTGLHARVRSDKKLVIIDGATHMDFYDVPKYVDLAVAEAVPFFIENLKGN, encoded by the coding sequence ATGGACACGGTCACCTTCCCCAACGGTCCGATCAACATGGCAGGCAACCTGTATCTGCCGCCGGGCTTCGATCCGCAGGACAGCTACCCCGCAGTGGTGACCGTGCATCCTGGCGGGGGTGTAAAGGAGCAGACTGCCGCCCTGTACGCCGACAAGCTGTCCGAACAGGGCTTCGTCAGCCTGGCGTTTGACGCGTCGTATCAGGGTGACAGTGGCGGCGCTCCACGCCATCTGGAGGACCCCGACGCCCGCGTGGAGGACATCCGGGCCGCGGTGGATCACCTTCAGTCGCTCGACTACGTCGACGCGGAGCGTATCGGTGTCTGGGGGGTCTGTGCCGGCGGCGGCTACGCCGTCGCGGCTACCATGACCGACCACCGCATCAAGGCGATCGGCACGGTGAGCGCGGTCAATATCGGCGCGTCGTGGCGCCGCGGGTGGTACGGCACCGGCGTCGATTCCGACGCGCTGCCCACCCTGAACGCCGCCGCCGCTCAGCGCACTGCCGAGGCGCAGGGCGCCGACGCGGCGTTCGCGCCCTACGTTCCCGCCCAGTCCGACGCCGATACTCCGTACGACCTGCAGCAGGCCGCCGAGTATTACCTGACCCCGCGGGCACAGCACCCGAACGCGCAGAACAGATACCTGATGAGCAAGAGCCTGGCGAAGATCTTCGCGTTCGACGCCTTCCACCTGGTGGAGGATCTACTCACTCAGCCGATCCTGATGGTCGCGGGCAGCGACGCGGGATCACTGTGGGCCACCACCGGACTGCATGCGCGAGTGCGCAGCGACAAGAAGCTGGTGATCATCGACGGCGCCACTCACATGGACTTCTATGACGTGCCCAAGTACGTCGATCTCGCTGTGGCTGAAGCTGTTCCGTTTTTCATCGAGAATCTGAAGGGGAATTGA
- a CDS encoding helix-turn-helix transcriptional regulator, whose protein sequence is MDPRKDIRDFLTTRRARITPQQAGIPDYGAKRRVPGLRREEVALLAGVSVDYYTRLERGNLTGVSDTVLGAVAKVLELDEAERAHLWDLVRASTTIRKAQPKPTTAQVRPNLQHVLDALVDAPAWVSNDRLDILATNRLCAALYADAFSDPERPVNLARYVFLDPKSRDFFRDWEQHADNAVDILRTSAGRNPYDERLTKLVGELSTRSDDFRTRWGAHNVRFHRTGVKRMHHAEVGDLDLTFEGMEVSSHPGLTLYVMTAEPGSVSDERLRILASWASPIEKASRTAPPTPPEQD, encoded by the coding sequence ATGGACCCGCGCAAGGATATTCGGGATTTCCTGACCACCCGGCGGGCCCGGATCACTCCGCAACAAGCAGGCATTCCGGATTACGGGGCCAAGCGGCGGGTGCCGGGACTGCGTCGAGAAGAGGTCGCATTGCTGGCCGGAGTGAGCGTCGATTACTACACCCGCCTGGAGCGTGGCAACCTCACCGGAGTGTCGGACACCGTGCTCGGCGCCGTCGCCAAGGTGCTCGAACTCGACGAAGCCGAACGTGCCCACCTATGGGATCTCGTCCGCGCCTCGACAACCATCCGCAAGGCCCAACCCAAGCCGACCACCGCGCAGGTCCGCCCCAACCTGCAGCACGTACTCGACGCGTTGGTGGATGCACCGGCCTGGGTCAGCAACGACCGACTGGACATCCTGGCCACCAACCGGCTGTGCGCAGCGCTGTACGCCGACGCGTTCTCCGACCCGGAACGGCCCGTCAACCTGGCCCGGTACGTCTTCCTCGATCCGAAGTCACGGGACTTCTTCCGGGACTGGGAGCAGCACGCCGACAACGCGGTCGACATCCTGCGCACGTCCGCCGGACGTAACCCCTACGACGAACGGCTCACCAAGCTGGTCGGTGAGCTCTCCACCCGCAGCGACGATTTCCGTACCCGGTGGGGCGCCCACAATGTGCGGTTCCATCGCACCGGCGTCAAACGTATGCACCACGCGGAGGTGGGCGATCTGGACCTCACGTTCGAGGGCATGGAGGTGTCGTCCCATCCCGGATTGACGTTGTATGTAATGACCGCCGAACCAGGATCGGTATCCGACGAGCGGCTCAGGATCCTGGCCAGCTGGGCATCGCCGATCGAGAAGGCGTCGCGGACTGCCCCGCCGACACCGCCCGAGCAAGACTGA
- a CDS encoding MarR family winged helix-turn-helix transcriptional regulator, whose translation MARHQDVQDPTPADADRRSRPASRDEVKAFEVATRDLAGVALRSIDQLGDDLSLPQFRLLLVVYENGPCSSVEVARAMGLAASSVTRLADRLTESGHVVRRADPGNRTVVILDLSTSGKALARKVIRRRRRELAALLEHLDPDVRAACAQGLRDLHAHIGGEYTIGRRGLVPL comes from the coding sequence ATGGCGCGACACCAGGATGTGCAAGACCCGACGCCCGCCGATGCCGACCGCAGAAGCCGACCGGCGAGCCGCGACGAGGTGAAGGCGTTCGAGGTGGCCACGAGAGACCTCGCGGGTGTCGCGCTGCGCAGCATCGATCAGCTGGGCGACGACCTGTCGCTGCCTCAGTTCCGGCTGTTGCTCGTGGTCTACGAGAACGGCCCGTGCTCGTCGGTCGAGGTGGCCCGTGCGATGGGCTTGGCCGCATCGTCGGTCACCAGGCTGGCCGACCGGCTCACCGAATCCGGGCATGTGGTGCGCCGTGCCGATCCGGGTAACCGCACCGTGGTGATCCTCGATCTGTCGACCTCAGGTAAGGCTTTGGCGCGCAAGGTGATTCGCCGTCGTCGCCGGGAGCTGGCGGCGCTGCTCGAGCATCTGGATCCCGACGTGCGGGCGGCATGTGCTCAGGGACTACGTGATCTGCACGCGCACATCGGCGGCGAATACACCATCGGCCGCCGCGGGCTGGTCCCGCTGTAG